AGTCAGAAAAGAGCAAGAAAACTGTTACGACCGTCCTGGAGAATCGCAAGCCATGATTCTCCTATAGAAGTATCCTATTACATAGTAAATATATCCCTACCTGGGGGAAAGTGTCAAGTTAAATTTGGATTAATCTGGTCGCCGCCGGAAAGAATCAGGGGCGTTTAAGGCTCTTGGCGGCAACCCGTTTCTGCGATTGCCCGCTTTTACGGTGCTTGGCTTTTTCCAGTTCTTCGGCAAACAGCTTCTCCAGAGTATAGCTGGAAGGAACGAAGTCGAGCAGACCGGCTTCAAAGACCTCATCCACATTGTTTATGAAGATGAATTTGGTCTTCTTGATGATATCATCAGGCAAATCTTTGAGGTCTTTCTTATTTTCCAGGGGGATTAGAATTTTGGGGATTCCGGCGCGGTAGGCGGCGGATATTTTTTCCTTGATGCCGCCGACCGGAAGGATTTTCCCGCGCAGGGTAACTTCGCCGGTCATGGCGATGTCGTGGCGAATGGGTCTCTCCGCCATTACCGAGGCAATGACAAGCGAAACCGTAACGCCGGCCGAGGGACCGTCTTTGGGGATAGCCCCCGAAGGAAAATGGATATGGATATCGAAATTATCGAAATCATTATGGTCAATGCCGAGAATGTCGGCCCGGGCGCGGACATAACTATGCGCCGCCTGGATTGATTCTTTCATCACTTCCCCGAGTGAGCCGGTGGTGATGACTTCACCGCTGCCTTTCATTCGCAGCCCTTCTATCATCATCAGTTCCCCCCCCATAC
This sequence is a window from Candidatus Zixiibacteriota bacterium. Protein-coding genes within it:
- a CDS encoding S16 family serine protease, translating into RHVAKEKASRLNKIWTVNEKTVESFLGTPQFIPEKPEKKPEIGVAIGLAWTGMGGELMMIEGLRMKGSGEVITTGSLGEVMKESIQAAHSYVRARADILGIDHNDFDNFDIHIHFPSGAIPKDGPSAGVTVSLVIASVMAERPIRHDIAMTGEVTLRGKILPVGGIKEKISAAYRAGIPKILIPLENKKDLKDLPDDIIKKTKFIFINNVDEVFEAGLLDFVPSSYTLEKLFAEELEKAKHRKSGQSQKRVAAKSLKRP